The following is a genomic window from Salmo salar chromosome ssa23, Ssal_v3.1, whole genome shotgun sequence.
AGGCCAAGCTGGAATTCAACTCAGTCTTGCACAGTGTGTACCCTGACTTATCAGACCCTATTGTTTTTTATGTCTGTGTAGAACGTCATGGTTAAAAGGAAGTGTAATAGGAAGTAATGATGCCTTACAGTAAATTATTTACTGGTAACCATTAGCTACTGACCACCACAGACTTCCACTGATGGTTCCAGTCACTTATTGTACATGCATAACGTGGGTGTAGCCAGCTAGTCATTCTTTTGTTTTATAGGCTCCGTGAATGAGTTGTTACTTTTTCATGTATGGAGAAAATGTAATCTTCCGGCAAGTAGATTGCTCTCTCCATGCCCACTCTCAACTTTCTTTTTAAATGCCTCTTTCATCCTCTCCTTCACTGTCTTTATTTCactcttgtccctctctccctggcagTCGGTAAGCCCCTTTCAGCAGCTGCCCAGACATGTTGTGGAGGTTGTTGGCAGCTGTTGAGGAGCCCTGTGAGCGAGTGAGGCTCAGGCATGTTGTGTGGGTGGAGGCCCGCAGTATCTTTCCGACCACGCCGACAGACAGCCCCTCCCCGCACCTCCTACACTCTTTATATACAGGCAGGGGAAAAAAAGCCAAGTAGAAAGTTCATGTTGGACCTAGTCCTCACATCTCAGATTAGTGTGTGTGGAAAGTGAAGTGAAGTGGACAGGCAGAGTATGTATTTGAGGACCCTTCAACCCAGCAGCAGTTTTGAGGAAGAGTGGGTTAGGCTGACAGGCCGGCCCTATACTGGGGCAAAGGATGTGGACGGGCCTAGACTCTCAGGTAGCTACTCCTTCAACCgggctctttctgtctgtctgtctgtctgtctgtctgtctatttgggTAGACTCAGGCTGCCtattcactggacagttactgaTATTATGTTGGCACTGGTAAATGGCTATTTCAAATATAATTTGAGCCGATTGTTAAAGGAACAGAAGAACAGACTGTGGCAAAACGTAAGTGGGCGATAGGAAAGGGATGCTGGTTTTGGGGTCTCTAAAAGGCAGACTGCATTTGTTATGTGAATTTGTGTACATATGTATGCGTTTTGTTAGGCATATCTGTGGCTATGTTAAATCATGATTTCCAGAGTTTTTAGGCAGCTTGACCTCTGATCCACTCACCAACCTCTTTCTttatccatctctccctgtcctctctccctctctccagaggCCCTCCACCGGCCCTTCGGCCTGGACTCGGCAGCATTGACGGAGGCGGTACGCTGGAGCTCCAAGGAGAACCTGCTGGGTGCTGCCGAGAGCGATCCCAACCTCTTTGTTGCACTTTATGACTTTGTTGCCAGTGGCGACAACACGCTGAGCATCACGAAAGGTATGTACTCTGAAAGAGCTTTTTATCAATAGGCTTTCCAAACAGATCATCACAAACCACTCCTTTATCTAAAGATGACTCGCTCCCAGAGATATGGGGCAGTTCTTACTGAAGAGATTTCCTCAAAGTATGGTATCATTGTACCATTGAACTATATTTTAGTTTATAACAATTCCTTTGTTCTACTTTCTCGTTGTATTTAATCCGTGTCCCTGCTGATCATACTGGGTAACAAGCTTAAAATAATATGTGGGTGAGAGCGGGACTTTTTAAATTAACTAATATAAAAGCATTAAAGCGATATCTTAATAAGCCGATGCCTGCCTCCACAAGTCACCCCAAGGCTGCTGCCTAAGATGAGGCTAATGCTTAGACTGTGAGTCACTGAGTGCTCAATGGAGAGGCGGGCAGGCCAGCCCTCCCACACCTGTGTTTGACTCCATTGCACTTTTAATGTGTAATCCTTTCAACTGTAATAATAACAGGTGGATAAACCCAGCAGTGGGTGATCAGAGGGTCTCAGATCAATGCCATGCCTCAGACCAGTAATGCCCGCCACGAGCTGCCTGACATTCACTGTTTCCACCCGGAGGCCAGCTCTCTGGCTGCCCACGGTGTGTCGCAGAGGAAACTGTGTAGTGTGACTGTTTTGGCCGGCCCAATGTTGTTTTTCTGCCTCCGCGGCTATCCAGTGTCAATAGAGCCTGTAGCAATGGCCTTTGTGGCACCAGAGGGTATTGAGTCTGCAGCACGCTCGGCTTAGCCCATGATGTACAGAGGGCGAGCGAGTAGGAGAGAGGGAATAAGTGGAAGAAAGCTTGGCTCAGTCCCATCTCCAGGCCGTGCCATAACATCTCACTGTCATTATCTTCTCATTGGGAGCAGCTTTGAATGGCTGCAGGGAGCTGCCGGCCAGCCAGGGCGTGTttcagttccacagccacacagctCCTCTACAGTActgcagtctctctgtctctctgcaagAGGCACTCCCTCCAGTCTCCACTGCTGATCTCATAGGAGGCAGACAACGCAGCAGACCAAGTTGCTACATGCCCTGCCCTTCCTCTTGGCACCGCAGTAAATGATGCATCAACGGGGGCTATTTAAAGCCTATGGAGGAGTCAAAAGCGCCAAACTTCAATCGGTGCCAATGTCCTGAAGTGGCTCTAAATGTTTAAAGATGTCCTTttacctgactctctctctccctgtccctctctgccCAGGTGAGAAGCTAAGGGTGCTCGGTTACAACCAGAATGGGGAGTGGAGCGAGGTGCGCTCGAAGAACGGCCAGGGCTGGGTGCCAAGCAACTACATTACGCCCGTCAACAGCCTGGAGAAGCACAGCTGGTACCACGGGCCTGTGTCGCGCAGCGCAGCAGAATACCTGCTCAGCAGCCTCATCAACGGTAGCTTCCTGGTCCGGGAGAGCGAGAGCAGCCCAGGACAGCTGTCAATCTCCCTGCGCTACGAGGGAAGAGTCTACCACTACCGCATCAACACTGCTTCAGATGGCAAGGTAGCTAGGGGTCTGGGACCTACAGAGGGGctgtctcgcttctctctctgtcctctcgtCTTCCATCTCTTCACTTTTGTTGTGAAACTGTTCTGTCCCTGCTAATGTCTCTGCTCTGTCTTTTTTTTGCCGTCTCTGGTTCCTCCCCACGGTGCTGCTGTCTCGGTGTGTACACatgtataaccctaaccctctgtcTGTCCCAAGGTGTACGTCACGGCAGAGAGCCGCTTCAGCACCCTGGCCGAGCTGGTGCACCACCACTCCACCGTGGCCGACGGCCTGGTCACCACACTCCACTACCCGGCGCCCAAGTGCAACAAGCCCACCGTCTACGGCGTGTCGCCCATCCACGACAAGTGGGAGATGGAGCGCACCGACATCACCATGAAGCACAAACTGGGTGGGGGGCAGTACGGAGAGGTGTACGTGGGAGTCTGGAAGAAATACAACCTCACCGTCGCAGTTAAAACACTGAAGgtttgtctcttctatagattgGTGGTGTGATTTGGATGTCGCCTGTAAGGTCCCTCCATCTAGTGTCTCTATTTTGTGAAATCATCTATGGGATCATGGAATATGAAGGAGGCATGGTATTTAGTGGTAGTTGGTCACCACCTGATGGTGGAATGTTGTATTACACCAAAATTAAACTCAATGGTGGTAATGACTACTGTTGGAGAAATGTTTAATTACAGTTTAACTTGTTTTGTTCACCTTGGTTTCCTGGTACTAAGATATTGAATAAATCCAGTGAATATTGACCTTTCTGCTTGTTTGTCTTCCAGGAGGACACCATGGAGGTGGAGGAGTTCCTGAAAGAGGCAGCAGTCATGAAGGAGGTGAAACATCCCAACCTGGTGCAGCTGCTAGGTCAGTGCTGCTCACAGTACAGCTCCACTTAGTAACAGCACATGGGATTTCTACCAGCTGTTGGGTTTCTAGGCTCCAGAGGCGTAGTTACGTCTAACCTCTGTTGGCTTGCCTctgtccaggtgtgtgtacttTGGAGCCTCCCTTCTACATCGTGACAGAGTACATGCCTCACGGCAACCTGCTGGACTACCTGAGGGAGTGTGACCGGGAGGAGGTAAACGCTGTGGTGCTGCTCTACATGGCCACGCAGATCTCCTCCGCCATGGAGTACCTGGAGAAGAAGAACTTCATCCACCGGGACCTGGCGGCCAGGAACTGTCTGGTGGGGGAGAACAGCGTGGTGAAGGTGGCTGACTTTGGGCTGAGCAGGCTGATGACTGGCGACACGTACACAGCCCACGCCGGAGCCAAGTTCCCCATTAAGTGGACAGCCCCGGAAAGTCTGGCCTACAACACCTTCTCTATCAAGTCTGATGTGTGGGGTGAGTCAGAACCAGATTTTCAAGCACTCTCCTTTTCACCTTCACATGTACTAAATCAGTCAACATCAGCGTGAGTGTTCGTCTCATCCTATGACGATCTCTTGTCCCTCAGCTTTCGGTGTGCTGCTGTGGGAGATAGCGACGTACGGTATGTCTCCGTACCCAGGGATCGACCTGTCTCAGGTATACGACCTGCTGGAGAAGGGCTACCGCATGGAGCAGCCAGAGGGCTGTCCACCTAAAGTCCATGAGCTGATGAGGGCCTGTGAGTATGGGCACTGCACTGAGTACACACAATGTCCCACCAACACACAGTCCCTCACACTATCATCCATTCACTTATAGCTATGGGTTtgaccttttattttattttggtttGATATCAGGCTGGCAATGGAGCCCGTTGGACCGACCTTCGTTTGCCGAGACCCACCAGGCCTTTGAGACAATGTTCCACGATTCCAGCATCTCCGAAGGTACTTGTACGACAGTCACATTACTACCCTTAAGGCTTAAACAAGGCATTTAGCTCTGCTGCCTGACTCCATTCAATCCTGTCAGTTGTGGCACGAGAGAGCATACATTTGTGGATATTAGAGCGGGAATGGCTCTTAATGGTGCGTTAACATATCTGTAGGGCCTTTTCATAGTGGTACAGCATGCCTGGTGCctctgggagagatggaggatgcTATTTGAGTGAGGAAAGGGCATGCTGAGGTGAGGGGAGTACAGGGAGAATGCAGGGCTTTCAGAGAAGCACTATACACTCTAATCATTGGTTTCTGCAGTTATTCCAGTAAATGCAGTACTACTATTTCTAGCAAGGGAATCAATGTGTATAACGATCTAATGTAAAGGTTCACTTAATTAAGcattcctttcctctcctgtggctctctttctctctctttctctctctctctttctcttactctTTCTCTGCAGAGGTAGCAGAGGAGCTGTGTAAGACTGCCGCCTCTGGCCATGCCCCGTCACCACACCCCTTCAGCCACGACATGCCACTGCTGCCCTCGAAGTCGCGCACTCTCAAGATGCACGCGGAGAACAAGGAGAACATCGAGGGGGGTTTGGATGGCAGGCAGGAGCCCAGCACACACGGCCCCTCAGGTACCCGCCTTGCCCGCCTCCATGCCCGCAGGCTGAGGAGAATGGCTGCTGTGTACCTGGCAGACTGAACATCACTGGATCACCTTACCCATCCCCTAAACGCACCATCTTATCTCAGTGTCATTacacaatcacaacacacctcCTTTAGCGTCATATATAGAGCTTTCCCTCATAATTTATAAAGAATTACTGTAATGTCACTTATCTAGCCTCATGGATAATATGCAGTGGGGACTGTTGCCATATCCAACCACAacacttaaaggtccaatgcaaatcatttctgggtaaaaattgtcaaaaggatacaaaaatagcttcttagcaaacagcaatttctcaagcaacaaTTTTGTTAGGATTGTCTGGGCGTGGTCTgaatggggaggggaaaactagctgttattgtcaGAGTATAATTCAaaactcatagtgtggaaatttatataaaacacagctaaatcatgtttttgactgcactgcatTGCCTTTGGCCAAATACCAGATGCATGGTTTAGATTAAATGCATTCTCAATCCTCCCCCATATATAATTCACTATTGAGGATCTGCATGACATTATAAACCACATTTCCATCATATCTTCTTCCCTGACATGATTAGACAAGGCTGGGTAAAAATACCTGTTTTGTACTCCTCTGTGTTCATGTTTGTCACTCATCTTCATTtatattaaaataatgattgaggGTATTGAATTCTAATCCTCATGTCTCTCCCTGTTGCATCCTTCACACACAACTCACATATAACACCTACAACTCTAACAATCACCAAGAATGACTGCATATGTACCAATACCTGAATTAAAATTGGCTGACCCACAAGAGTATTTTGTATGGTTTTTGaaatgttgtctgtcttgttttaTGTGCAATCAAGTGACAATAAAGTGTTTTATTGCATGTTGTGTTCATGTGGAAAAACCTAATGCAATCTATGTTCCCCTCAGTCCTTATACTCTCACTCCTTTCTCACACCATTTAATCCTCCCCATGATACTTCTCCACTACCAGTATGATTGATCAGTGAACACACAATAGCAAACACTGCATAGTTTCAAGTTGTATTACTCGTATGTACgagatacacatggtatacaccgtccaacgaaatgcttaatTGCAGgtttccttctcgacaatgcatcCCTAAGATAAGTCTGGGATGAGGAAGCTTGAGTGGTGGTGACAAAAGGGAGGTGACTTCCTGTCATGCTGACTCTGCTGCGTGGCTCTCAACAATTACACATATAGAGCAGCTTCACATCCCAAGTACAAGGTGGCACCACAAAGTTATTGAAACAGGAATGGCTCTGAAGAGAGAGAATATGAGCGTTGTCAAAGCAAATGGCAGCCAGCCTATGAGATTCACCGGTTGGCGCTAATGCAGATTGACGTTGAATAATGGTGTTATTAGTGTTGATAAAAGAGACCACAGCTCTGGTACCTGTTTAATTCCATATCCTCTGTTCTCTGCAGGTCTGGCAGCCACTCTGCTGGCAGGGGATGGCCGGTCAGGCAGCTCTCCTGCTCTGCCTCGGAAACAGAGGGACAAATCCCCCAGCAGCCTCTTGGAGGACTCCCAGGAGACCATGTTCACACGGGACCGCAAGGCTGGCTTCTTCAGCTCCTTCATGAAGAAGAAGTCTCCTTCATCCCAGCTGCAGCAGAGCCTGCCCATGCCGCCTAAGAGGAGCAGCTCGTTTCGAGAGATGGAGACCCAGCCTCACAAGAAGTACGAGCCCACGGCTGGCTTCAGCGCTCCTCCCCTTCCCCAGGCGGACGGCCTGGGCTTCTCACCGTCCCATGGAGAGGGGAACCATGTCCAGTCACGGTGCTGTGGGGCCACTTTTGGACAAAAGTCCTCTGCCAACCACACCTCTGGGGCCCCGCCCTTGCAGGtgggcagtagtagcagcagctggGCAGGCCTGGCAGGTTTCTTCACCCCTCGCCTCATCAAAAAGACCTTAGGGCTACGGACTGGCAAGTCCACTGGGACCGAAGAGGGAGGTGGGGGGACCAAACCATTCCCCAGGTCCAACTCCACCTCCTCCATGACTGCAGGGCTGCCTGACCTGGAGAGGATGGCTCTGACTTTACCCAGAAACCGCAGTAAACCTCCTCTAGAGCGCACTGCCTCCACCACCTCGCAGCCTGAGAACGGGGCAGCACACACCTCTGAGACCCTTCTTCGTAAGATGGATGAGGGCACGGCTCAGATCAGGGACCGGCCTAAAGCCAAGTTGCTTCCCcgaggggtgggggggtgctCTGGGGGGGTGAGGGCACCTGGGGTTGGGAGTGAGGCCGATTTGGATTGTCACTCGGGGGCTCTACGGTGTAGGGAGGGTCAGGAGGCAGGAGGACAGGACCGACAGGGATGGACGTCCCCCTCCAAAACAGTGGGATCAGGCCCGTTGGCGGCTCCACACAACCACAAGGTTCCCGTGCTGATCTCGCCTACACTCAAGCATAGCCCAGCCGATGTGCACCTGGTGGGGATGGACTCTCAGG
Proteins encoded in this region:
- the LOC106584319 gene encoding tyrosine-protein kinase ABL2 isoform X2, producing the protein MYLRTLQPSSSFEEEWVRLTGRPYTGAKDVDGPRLSEALHRPFGLDSAALTEAVRWSSKENLLGAAESDPNLFVALYDFVASGDNTLSITKGEKLRVLGYNQNGEWSEVRSKNGQGWVPSNYITPVNSLEKHSWYHGPVSRSAAEYLLSSLINGSFLVRESESSPGQLSISLRYEGRVYHYRINTASDGKVYVTAESRFSTLAELVHHHSTVADGLVTTLHYPAPKCNKPTVYGVSPIHDKWEMERTDITMKHKLGGGQYGEVYVGVWKKYNLTVAVKTLKEDTMEVEEFLKEAAVMKEVKHPNLVQLLGVCTLEPPFYIVTEYMPHGNLLDYLRECDREEVNAVVLLYMATQISSAMEYLEKKNFIHRDLAARNCLVGENSVVKVADFGLSRLMTGDTYTAHAGAKFPIKWTAPESLAYNTFSIKSDVWAFGVLLWEIATYGMSPYPGIDLSQVYDLLEKGYRMEQPEGCPPKVHELMRACWQWSPLDRPSFAETHQAFETMFHDSSISEEVAEELCKTAASGHAPSPHPFSHDMPLLPSKSRTLKMHAENKENIEGGLDGRQEPSTHGPSGLAATLLAGDGRSGSSPALPRKQRDKSPSSLLEDSQETMFTRDRKAGFFSSFMKKKSPSSQLQQSLPMPPKRSSSFREMETQPHKKYEPTAGFSAPPLPQADGLGFSPSHGEGNHVQSRCCGATFGQKSSANHTSGAPPLQVGSSSSSWAGLAGFFTPRLIKKTLGLRTGKSTGTEEGGGGTKPFPRSNSTSSMTAGLPDLERMALTLPRNRSKPPLERTASTTSQPENGAAHTSETLLRKMDEGTAQIRDRPKAKLLPRGVGGCSGGVRAPGVGSEADLDCHSGALRCREGQEAGGQDRQGWTSPSKTVGSGPLAAPHNHKVPVLISPTLKHSPADVHLVGMDSQGNRFKLLSEHQADRDRPRLVKPKCAPPPPPTLRLIGHSYSGDGEEQVVGAVEVNGDGVKRPGRAREVGTGRPSVPPPQVPPPTSASSFSSANNTNTTPTKMANGATSTASSTAPSGGSKPLRRTRQQAERVQPEKISKEALLECAECLRGALHSSPEPSSSSQVLDAGHQLLDYCSGYVDCIPQMRNKFAFREAVGKLELSLQELRASSSSGIGGAFSGPGTSPALDNLHICIKEISDVVQR
- the LOC106584319 gene encoding tyrosine-protein kinase ABL2 isoform X1 — encoded protein: MGQQVGRVGEGASTGLQPPPPQQHPGKGNRGSTGRRPREVSSTGTAPGRVAAVNVPDPAINIFTKHSEALHRPFGLDSAALTEAVRWSSKENLLGAAESDPNLFVALYDFVASGDNTLSITKGEKLRVLGYNQNGEWSEVRSKNGQGWVPSNYITPVNSLEKHSWYHGPVSRSAAEYLLSSLINGSFLVRESESSPGQLSISLRYEGRVYHYRINTASDGKVYVTAESRFSTLAELVHHHSTVADGLVTTLHYPAPKCNKPTVYGVSPIHDKWEMERTDITMKHKLGGGQYGEVYVGVWKKYNLTVAVKTLKEDTMEVEEFLKEAAVMKEVKHPNLVQLLGVCTLEPPFYIVTEYMPHGNLLDYLRECDREEVNAVVLLYMATQISSAMEYLEKKNFIHRDLAARNCLVGENSVVKVADFGLSRLMTGDTYTAHAGAKFPIKWTAPESLAYNTFSIKSDVWAFGVLLWEIATYGMSPYPGIDLSQVYDLLEKGYRMEQPEGCPPKVHELMRACWQWSPLDRPSFAETHQAFETMFHDSSISEEVAEELCKTAASGHAPSPHPFSHDMPLLPSKSRTLKMHAENKENIEGGLDGRQEPSTHGPSGLAATLLAGDGRSGSSPALPRKQRDKSPSSLLEDSQETMFTRDRKAGFFSSFMKKKSPSSQLQQSLPMPPKRSSSFREMETQPHKKYEPTAGFSAPPLPQADGLGFSPSHGEGNHVQSRCCGATFGQKSSANHTSGAPPLQVGSSSSSWAGLAGFFTPRLIKKTLGLRTGKSTGTEEGGGGTKPFPRSNSTSSMTAGLPDLERMALTLPRNRSKPPLERTASTTSQPENGAAHTSETLLRKMDEGTAQIRDRPKAKLLPRGVGGCSGGVRAPGVGSEADLDCHSGALRCREGQEAGGQDRQGWTSPSKTVGSGPLAAPHNHKVPVLISPTLKHSPADVHLVGMDSQGNRFKLLSEHQADRDRPRLVKPKCAPPPPPTLRLIGHSYSGDGEEQVVGAVEVNGDGVKRPGRAREVGTGRPSVPPPQVPPPTSASSFSSANNTNTTPTKMANGATSTASSTAPSGGSKPLRRTRQQAERVQPEKISKEALLECAECLRGALHSSPEPSSSSQVLDAGHQLLDYCSGYVDCIPQMRNKFAFREAVGKLELSLQELRASSSSGIGGAFSGPGTSPALDNLHICIKEISDVVQR
- the LOC106584319 gene encoding tyrosine-protein kinase ABL2 isoform X3 — translated: MYWELWLSQLTATDLQHMLVGNKEALHRPFGLDSAALTEAVRWSSKENLLGAAESDPNLFVALYDFVASGDNTLSITKGEKLRVLGYNQNGEWSEVRSKNGQGWVPSNYITPVNSLEKHSWYHGPVSRSAAEYLLSSLINGSFLVRESESSPGQLSISLRYEGRVYHYRINTASDGKVYVTAESRFSTLAELVHHHSTVADGLVTTLHYPAPKCNKPTVYGVSPIHDKWEMERTDITMKHKLGGGQYGEVYVGVWKKYNLTVAVKTLKEDTMEVEEFLKEAAVMKEVKHPNLVQLLGVCTLEPPFYIVTEYMPHGNLLDYLRECDREEVNAVVLLYMATQISSAMEYLEKKNFIHRDLAARNCLVGENSVVKVADFGLSRLMTGDTYTAHAGAKFPIKWTAPESLAYNTFSIKSDVWAFGVLLWEIATYGMSPYPGIDLSQVYDLLEKGYRMEQPEGCPPKVHELMRACWQWSPLDRPSFAETHQAFETMFHDSSISEEVAEELCKTAASGHAPSPHPFSHDMPLLPSKSRTLKMHAENKENIEGGLDGRQEPSTHGPSGLAATLLAGDGRSGSSPALPRKQRDKSPSSLLEDSQETMFTRDRKAGFFSSFMKKKSPSSQLQQSLPMPPKRSSSFREMETQPHKKYEPTAGFSAPPLPQADGLGFSPSHGEGNHVQSRCCGATFGQKSSANHTSGAPPLQVGSSSSSWAGLAGFFTPRLIKKTLGLRTGKSTGTEEGGGGTKPFPRSNSTSSMTAGLPDLERMALTLPRNRSKPPLERTASTTSQPENGAAHTSETLLRKMDEGTAQIRDRPKAKLLPRGVGGCSGGVRAPGVGSEADLDCHSGALRCREGQEAGGQDRQGWTSPSKTVGSGPLAAPHNHKVPVLISPTLKHSPADVHLVGMDSQGNRFKLLSEHQADRDRPRLVKPKCAPPPPPTLRLIGHSYSGDGEEQVVGAVEVNGDGVKRPGRAREVGTGRPSVPPPQVPPPTSASSFSSANNTNTTPTKMANGATSTASSTAPSGGSKPLRRTRQQAERVQPEKISKEALLECAECLRGALHSSPEPSSSSQVLDAGHQLLDYCSGYVDCIPQMRNKFAFREAVGKLELSLQELRASSSSGIGGAFSGPGTSPALDNLHICIKEISDVVQR
- the LOC106584319 gene encoding tyrosine-protein kinase ABL2 isoform X4; this encodes MGQQVGRVGEGASTGLQPPPPQQHPGKGNRGSTGRRPREVSSTGTAPGRVAAVNVPDPAINIFTKHSEALHRPFGLDSAALTEAVRWSSKENLLGAAESDPNLFVALYDFVASGDNTLSITKGEKLRVLGYNQNGEWSEVRSKNGQGWVPSNYITPVNSLEKHSWYHGPVSRSAAEYLLSSLINGSFLVRESESSPGQLSISLRYEGRVYHYRINTASDGKVYVTAESRFSTLAELVHHHSTVADGLVTTLHYPAPKCNKPTVYGVSPIHDKWEMERTDITMKHKLGGGQYGEVYVGVWKKYNLTVAVKTLKEDTMEVEEFLKEAAVMKEVKHPNLVQLLGVCTLEPPFYIVTEYMPHGNLLDYLRECDREEVNAVVLLYMATQISSAMEYLEKKNFIHRDLAARNCLVGENSVVKVADFGLSRLMTGDTYTAHAGAKFPIKWTAPESLAYNTFSIKSDVWAFGVLLWEIATYGMSPYPGIDLSQVYDLLEKGYRMEQPEGCPPKVHELMRACWQWSPLDRPSFAETHQAFETMFHDSSISEEVAEELCKTAASGHAPSPHPFSHDMPLLPSKSRTLKMHAENKENIEGGLDGRQEPSTHGPSGTRLARLHARRLRRMAAVYLAD